One Microcoleus sp. bin38.metabat.b11b12b14.051 genomic window carries:
- a CDS encoding GAF domain-containing protein: MSLKIQHENSWHRLTTRLPESGSWKPEEGLSLPEIDEQKALIVQMQQQVQLSNLLNEINNEIRSTLDIEQILTSACRLLGQALQCSRASILVKESNTEKTLVTRGEYNAGDYPMQLGMKVPMADNPHLTAVVSQQESLAVTKFLDFPGLNSQTRKIAEALEIQSMLAVATRYQGEVNGIIGLHQCDRQREWTDWEQQLLEGVASQLAIAINQAKLYSKTCRQAEKESLLRLIGNQIRSTLDLGTILQTAVREVRQLLHCDRVIIYQFDDNWQGKVVVEDMTVPWPSILGDMGADKCFRGDYADLYQQGRVKAINDIFNAGLEPCHVNFLDSLQVKANLIVPIVTSRSEENSVATDTNYHLKFPGKLWGLLIAHECHDTRSWQRQEMELLAQLADQMAIAIQQAELYSKVREAAVKSQAQTQQLQAAMQELRSTQQQLIQTEKMSGLGQMVAGIAHEINNANNFIHANLFHAQEYFKILNEALELCGNACPEAMETIVRINEELELDYVREDFSKLLNSMREGSSRIRSIVTTLRSFSRLDHAEFKAVDLHEGLESSLLMLQNKLKTNIKIDKQYGKLPRIKCHAGQINQVFYNLLDNALDAIASAGQPGELTIRSWQSEPDWVTISVRDTGNGIPAAIQDKIFDPFFTTKPVGKGTGLGLSVCYQVIVQAHGGRIRCVSQVGEGTELIVELPLTNQKA, encoded by the coding sequence ATGTCTTTAAAAATACAACACGAAAACTCCTGGCACAGATTAACTACGCGGTTGCCAGAATCAGGAAGCTGGAAACCAGAAGAAGGTCTTTCGCTGCCCGAAATAGACGAACAAAAAGCCCTAATAGTGCAGATGCAGCAGCAAGTTCAGCTATCGAACTTGCTGAACGAGATTAATAACGAAATTCGCAGCACCCTTGATATAGAACAGATTTTAACATCGGCTTGCAGGTTGCTGGGGCAAGCGCTACAGTGCAGCCGCGCCAGTATTTTAGTCAAAGAATCTAATACAGAAAAAACTTTAGTCACGCGGGGAGAGTACAACGCGGGGGATTATCCGATGCAATTGGGAATGAAAGTACCGATGGCTGATAACCCGCACTTGACTGCTGTCGTGTCCCAGCAAGAGTCCCTAGCAGTGACGAAGTTTCTCGATTTTCCCGGGTTGAACTCACAAACCCGAAAAATTGCCGAAGCTTTGGAAATTCAGTCGATGCTGGCAGTCGCAACTCGCTATCAAGGTGAAGTAAATGGCATAATTGGCTTGCATCAGTGCGATCGCCAACGCGAATGGACTGATTGGGAACAGCAACTTTTAGAAGGGGTAGCATCGCAACTGGCGATCGCGATCAATCAAGCCAAACTCTACAGCAAAACCTGCCGTCAAGCCGAAAAAGAATCGCTGTTGCGCCTGATCGGCAACCAAATTCGCAGTACCCTGGATCTGGGAACTATCCTGCAAACAGCGGTGAGGGAAGTCCGCCAACTGTTGCACTGCGATCGAGTAATTATCTACCAATTTGATGACAACTGGCAAGGAAAAGTTGTCGTTGAAGATATGACGGTTCCTTGGCCTTCTATTTTAGGAGATATGGGGGCAGATAAGTGTTTTAGGGGAGATTACGCAGATCTTTACCAGCAAGGGCGAGTCAAAGCAATTAATGATATTTTTAATGCAGGTTTAGAGCCTTGTCACGTTAATTTCTTAGACAGTTTGCAAGTAAAAGCTAATCTGATCGTACCGATTGTTACATCCAGAAGCGAAGAAAATTCAGTTGCTACAGACACAAATTATCATTTAAAATTTCCCGGTAAACTCTGGGGTTTGTTGATTGCTCACGAATGCCACGATACCCGGAGTTGGCAGCGCCAAGAAATGGAATTGCTGGCGCAGCTAGCCGATCAAATGGCGATCGCCATCCAGCAAGCAGAACTTTACAGCAAAGTCCGAGAAGCTGCGGTCAAATCTCAAGCTCAAACCCAGCAATTGCAAGCCGCCATGCAAGAATTGCGATCGACTCAACAGCAATTGATTCAAACCGAAAAAATGTCGGGCTTGGGGCAAATGGTGGCGGGAATTGCTCACGAAATTAACAACGCCAACAATTTTATCCACGCTAACTTGTTTCACGCTCAAGAATATTTCAAAATCTTAAACGAAGCTCTCGAATTGTGCGGAAATGCCTGCCCGGAAGCCATGGAAACAATTGTCAGAATCAATGAAGAACTAGAACTCGATTACGTCCGAGAAGATTTTAGTAAACTGCTCAATTCGATGCGGGAAGGCAGTAGCAGGATTCGCTCGATCGTGACAACGCTGCGAAGTTTTTCTCGCTTAGACCACGCTGAATTTAAAGCTGTCGATTTGCATGAAGGTTTAGAAAGCAGTTTGTTGATGCTGCAAAATAAGCTGAAAACAAATATCAAAATTGACAAACAATACGGAAAGTTGCCACGAATAAAATGTCATGCCGGTCAAATCAACCAAGTATTTTATAATTTGCTGGACAATGCTTTAGATGCGATCGCCTCAGCGGGCCAACCGGGGGAATTAACCATCCGCAGTTGGCAAAGCGAACCCGACTGGGTAACAATCTCTGTCCGCGATACGGGAAATGGCATTCCAGCGGCAATTCAAGACAAAATTTTTGACCCGTTTTTTACCACTAAACCTGTCGGGAAAGGTACGGGGTTGGGACTTTCGGTGTGCTATCAAGTAATTGTGCAAGCTCACGGTGGCCGGATTCGGTGCGTCAGTCAGGTGGGCGAAGGAACTGAGTTGATTGTGGAGTTACCGCTGACAAATCAGAAGGCTTGA